Sequence from the Segatella copri genome:
TGCGAAACCTTATTTCAACAGTAAGGCGGTGGCGATGAAAATTGACAGCAACATGCACCCTCAGAACCAGGCTTTCAACACGGAAGATAATCAGCAGATGATTCCTGGTTCCGATACTTCGGAAGAAGAAAAGAAAGTTGACAAGAACAGCGTTCGCGAGAATATCGCGAGCATGATACAGCTGCTGAAAAGTAAATATAACTTCAGATACAACACGGTGATGAAATTCGTGGAATACATGCCAAAGGAGAAGGGTTGGTATGGTTTCCAGCCCGTAGATTCGAGAGTGCAGAAGCGCATGACGCTGGAGGTGCAGCTCGCTGATATCCGAGTGAGCATCAAGGATGTCAGGAATTTTCTAGAGTCTGATTATATCAAGAATTATAATCCGATAGATGAATATCTCTTCCAATGCTACGACAAATGGGACGGGAAGGACCATATACGTGCCTTGGCTCGTACGGTTCCTACCAACAATCCTTACTGGGCAGACTGGTTCTACACCTGGTTTCTGGGCATGGTTGACCAGTGGCGCGGCTTTACCCATCGCCAGTATGGCAACTCGGTGGCTCCGCTTCTGATTTCCAAGCAGGGTTACAACAAGAGTACTTTCTGTCGCCGGCTGTTGCCACCGGAGCTGCAGTGGGGATATAACGATAATCTGATTCTGTCAGAAAAACGTCAGGTTTATCAGGCGATGGCACAGTTTATGGTCATCAATCTCGATGAGTTCAACCAGATTTCGCCACAGGTGCAGCAGGGATTTCTGAAGAATCTCATCCAGTTGCCTACGCTGAAATACAAGCCTCCGTATGGCAGTCATGTCATGGAATTTCCTCGTCTCGCCTCGTTCATCGCCACGAGCAACATGACGGATATTCTCACCGACCCATCCGGCAACAGAAGGTTTATAGGCGTGGAACTGACGGGACCGATCGATGTGAGTGTGCGTCCGAACTATCAGCAACTTTTCGCCCAGGCGCTGACCGCCCTGCACAATGGCGAAAAGAGTTATTTTGATGCGGAACAGGTGAAGTTGATCATGAAGAACAACTGCCAGTTTGAGGTGGCTGAGCCGATAGACCAGTATTTCCGGCTCTATTTTGATTTGGTTGAGAATGAGAAAGAGGGTGAATATCTGACTGCCGCCGAGATTTTCGACTATCTGAAAAAGCAGATAGGTTCATCGCTCAAGGTGAACAGTTTGATGGGATTCGGCAGAAAACTGGCGAATATGAGTGAGTTAAAACATAAGAGATTTGCAGATGGAATGAAGTATCTTGTAAAGAAAAAGTGAAATAATGATACTTCTATGATACTTTAATGAGACTTCTCGGCACAAAAACCGAGAAGTCTCATTCTCTTTATCTTATTATCTATCAAGCCTTTAAGTCGATATTTTCAATAAAAAAAATGAGACTTTGAGACTTTTTTCTCAAAAAAACTTTTTCACGTAAGCGAAAACTATTATCCTTTAGATAGCATAAAGGAAGGTGCGGATGAACCAGTAGCTGATGATACCTGCGAGATAACCTACGAAAGCTATCCAGGAGATATGCTTCATATACCAGCCGAAGGTAATCTTCTCCAAGCCCATTACTACCACACCTGCGGCACTACCGATAATCAGCATTGAACCACCGACACCGGCACAGTAGGCCAGCAACTGCCAGAAGACACCATCCACAGCCATATCACCAGCGGCTGCCACAGGATACATTCCCATACATCCGGCTACCAGAGGCACATTATCAACAATACTTGAAAGCACACCGATGATACCAGTTACGAGGTAGTGGTTGCCATCGAATACGACGTTCAAGCCCTGACCCAAAGCAGTCAACACGCCAATCTCAGCCAGGCAGGATACTGCCATCAGGATACCGAGGAAGAAGAGAATGGTACTCATATCAACACGAGAAAGCAACTTGGTTACTCGCTTCTGAGTGCCCTCAGCATCAGCTCCACGATGCAAACCGCGATAGAAAATTTCGGTGGCAGTCCAGAGAACGCCCAATACTAGAAGGATTCCTACGAATGGAGGCAAGTGGGTGATACTCTTGAAGATAGGAACGAAGACCAAACCGCCTACTCCCAACCAGAACACAGCCTTGCGCTGACCTTCGGTGAAATCGCTGACCGCTGCATTCTGCTGGGCAGAAACCTCAGGCATCACGAGTTCGCCCTTCAACATGGTCTGAAGGATGAGGGCAGGAATCACCATGGAAACCACAGACGGGATGAAGATTTCGGCGATAACGCCGGCTGCAGTAATCAGTCCCTTGTTCCAGAGCATGATGGTGGTAACGTCGCCGATTGGTGAGAAGGCACCACCCGAATTGGCTGCGATGATGACGAGAGATGCATAAACCATGCGATCCTTATGGTCGGTGACGAGCTTTCGGAGAATCATGATCATCACGATACTGGTGGTCAGATTGTCGAGGATTGCAGAGAGGAAGAAGGTAAGGATAGCGATACGCCAGAGAAGCGCACGCTTCGACTTTGTCTTCATCACCTTGCGAACCCAGTTGAATCCGCCGTTCTGGTCAACGATTTCCACGATGGTCATTGCACCCATCAGGAAGAAGAGTGTTGTGGCAGTATCACCCAGATGTTCCTGGATGATTCCGGTCACCTTCTCCACCATTCCTGCTGCACCGCCTGTATAATCAGGGTGCATCAACTGGAGATACTGCATTGGATCCACCATGTAGAGGGTCCAACAACCTACCAACATCAACAGGGCTATCGCAGCCTTGTTTACCTTTGTCAAGCTTTCGGTGGCTATGAGTGCATAGCCGAGCACGAAAACGACAATAATAGAAATTGTAAGTGTAGTCATTACTTTTTATTTATTATTAGATATTCTTTTTTTCCTTTATGTATGATTTGGTACCCACAATTGCCAAACGGCTGCAAAGGTACAAAAAGAAAAGCAATAACCACACGATTCCTTATTATAATTGTATGAAATCGTTTACTTAACAACGGTTTTCTTCCAAAACCCGTTCTATTTTGCGTATCCAGTGCTCATCGATTTCCACTTTCTCTGCATAAGACTTGAAGTTCATCACCACGTCTTCCACTTCTTCTATGATACTAGAAGCATTTCTGATATCCTGTCTTTGTGCGAAAAGCATCAAATCCTGCTTCGTTATATTCTTTCGCTTGCCAAGAATCGTAAGTTCATGGTTACGATAGAAATGCGAATCAGGATCGGCGGAAAACACGATGTCGTAAGCTGGCGATATATGCCATTCTCCATTGGGGTACATCACAAATGAGAAGTTCTTGGTATGGTCATCTACATTCTCTGCAAGAACATTAAACACCATTCTCCTATATTGCTGACTCTGCTCTTCAGCAGACAAATTCAGTTTTCTACCCACCACAAACAAATCTTCGTAAGTATCAGCCAAGGAACTCATGGCAGCTAAAGTCTGAGTATATATTTTTCTACCCTCCACTCTATCAAAGCGTTGGGTCAGAAAATTCTGGGTTCCTTCAATCTCTACCAAACGAGAAGGCATCATATTGATACCGGCA
This genomic interval carries:
- a CDS encoding VapE domain-containing protein; translated protein: MKVTIVHTNNKKQLLVSTKTMEKLLQRIAKDDSRLTVTHFREYVTYMESGYEYYKDMPTWMHIYPAAEFAKDENNNLKMKTCNGILLLKFGNITDADGVEGVKRSVAMLPSTFAALEGADGKSVIVLVKFSNEDDLLPAEEADAERLYRIAYQQILPVYQAIAKTSVLTDGPKPSIEAGSNLSFEPSMHNSFMMTLDAKPYFNSKAVAMKIDSNMHPQNQAFNTEDNQQMIPGSDTSEEEKKVDKNSVRENIASMIQLLKSKYNFRYNTVMKFVEYMPKEKGWYGFQPVDSRVQKRMTLEVQLADIRVSIKDVRNFLESDYIKNYNPIDEYLFQCYDKWDGKDHIRALARTVPTNNPYWADWFYTWFLGMVDQWRGFTHRQYGNSVAPLLISKQGYNKSTFCRRLLPPELQWGYNDNLILSEKRQVYQAMAQFMVINLDEFNQISPQVQQGFLKNLIQLPTLKYKPPYGSHVMEFPRLASFIATSNMTDILTDPSGNRRFIGVELTGPIDVSVRPNYQQLFAQALTALHNGEKSYFDAEQVKLIMKNNCQFEVAEPIDQYFRLYFDLVENEKEGEYLTAAEIFDYLKKQIGSSLKVNSLMGFGRKLANMSELKHKRFADGMKYLVKKK
- the nhaD gene encoding sodium:proton antiporter NhaD; amino-acid sequence: MTTLTISIIVVFVLGYALIATESLTKVNKAAIALLMLVGCWTLYMVDPMQYLQLMHPDYTGGAAGMVEKVTGIIQEHLGDTATTLFFLMGAMTIVEIVDQNGGFNWVRKVMKTKSKRALLWRIAILTFFLSAILDNLTTSIVMIMILRKLVTDHKDRMVYASLVIIAANSGGAFSPIGDVTTIMLWNKGLITAAGVIAEIFIPSVVSMVIPALILQTMLKGELVMPEVSAQQNAAVSDFTEGQRKAVFWLGVGGLVFVPIFKSITHLPPFVGILLVLGVLWTATEIFYRGLHRGADAEGTQKRVTKLLSRVDMSTILFFLGILMAVSCLAEIGVLTALGQGLNVVFDGNHYLVTGIIGVLSSIVDNVPLVAGCMGMYPVAAAGDMAVDGVFWQLLAYCAGVGGSMLIIGSAAGVVVMGLEKITFGWYMKHISWIAFVGYLAGIISYWFIRTFLYAI